From a single Diachasmimorpha longicaudata isolate KC_UGA_2023 chromosome 15, iyDiaLong2, whole genome shotgun sequence genomic region:
- the LOC135169846 gene encoding dipeptidase 1-like isoform X1 — MGILGKMVFVGFGAASLALALVIGFSWGLSVQPFLGSDVLKDVPLIDGHNDLAWNLYLKHANNLSAFHFDQDLRNDSIMGTGVCVTCQTDLPRLTKGKIGGQFWAAYVSCDSQYKDAIQLTLRQIDVIKRLVKKYPKNLQFVTEAGDIEKVWKTGKIASMIGIEGGHLFDSSLGVLRLYYELGVRYVTLTHTCNTPWADASTVNEGSVYNLTDFGKTIVHEMNRLGMMVDLSHVSHNVMREVLATTKAPVIFSHSSSFSVCDHYRNVPDDVLHMVKENNGIVMVNFYNNFVNCNETKETTIEDVVEHINYIRNLIGPDHVGIGGDYDGISDTPKGLEDVSKYPNLFNRLYDRRENEPEWSRTDLEKLAGRNLIRVFGAVEQARDALATVPPSDRIITGYELYVAQRREELKPGACQTATEWEQVDLSKV; from the exons ATGG GGATTTTAGGGAAAATGGTGTTCGTGGGGTTCGGGGCTGCTTCCCTAGCGTTGGCTCTGGTCATTGGATTCTCCTGGGGGCTGAGTGTTCAACCCTTCCTTGGGAGTGATGTCCTGAAGGATGTGCCTTTAATCGATGG gCACAATGATCTGGCTTGGAATCTCTACTTGAAACACGCGAACAATCTCAGTGCATTTCACTTCGATCAAGACCTACGTAACGACTCAATAATGGGAACTGGAGTCTGCGTCACTTGTCAAACAGATTTGCCACGATTGACTAAGGGGAAAATTGGAGGACAA TTCTGGGCAGCCTATGTCAGCTGTGATTCCCAGTACAAGGATGCCATTCAACTCACGCTCCGTCAAATCGACGTTATAAAGAGACTCGTTAAGAAATACCCGAAGAATCTCCAGTTCGTTACGGAAGCTGGGGATATCGAGAAGGTCTGGAAGACCGGGAAAATAGCGTCGATGATAGGGATTGAGGGGGGACACTTGTTCGATTCTAGTCTCGGTGTTCTTCGACTTTATTATGAGCTGGGGGTGCGTTATGTTACGTTAACGCACACGTGTAATACGCCGTG GGCCGATGCCTCTACTGTCAATGAAGGGTCTGTCTATAATCTGACAGATTTTGGAAAG acAATCGTACACGAAATGAATCGCTTGGGTATGATGGTTGACCTGTCACACGTGTCACACAATGTCATGCGAGAGGTACTCGCTACAACAAAAGCAccagttattttttcacattcatCATCTTTCAGTGTCTGCGATCATTACAGGAATGTACCTGACGATGTCCTTCACATGGTT AAAGAAAATAATGGCATTGTGATGGTTAATTTCTACAATAATTTTGTCAACTGTAATGAGACAAAGGAAACGACCATTGAGGATGTAGTTG AACACATAAATTACAtaagaaatttaattggaCCGGATCACGTTGGAATTGGCGGTGATTACGACGGTATTAGTGA TACTCCCAAGGGTCTGGAGGACGTTTCTAAGTACCCGAATCTCTTCAATCGTCTGTACGATCGTCGAGAGAACGAGCCCGAGTGGAGTCGCACTGACCTCGAGAAACTGGCGGGTAGAAATTTAATTCGTGTCTTTGGTGCAGTTGAACAGGCTCGGGACGCATTGGCAACTGTTCCTCCAAGTGATCGGATCATCACTGGATACGAATTGTACGTCGCCCAGAGACGAGAGGAATTGAAACCTGGTGCATGCCAAACAGCGACTGA GTGGGAGCAGGTGGACCTGTCCAAAGTTTAA
- the LOC135169846 gene encoding dipeptidase 1-like isoform X3: protein MVFVGFGAASLALALVIGFSWGLSVQPFLGSDVLKDVPLIDGHNDLAWNLYLKHANNLSAFHFDQDLRNDSIMGTGVCVTCQTDLPRLTKGKIGGQFWAAYVSCDSQYKDAIQLTLRQIDVIKRLVKKYPKNLQFVTEAGDIEKVWKTGKIASMIGIEGGHLFDSSLGVLRLYYELGVRYVTLTHTCNTPWADASTVNEGSVYNLTDFGKTIVHEMNRLGMMVDLSHVSHNVMREVLATTKAPVIFSHSSSFSVCDHYRNVPDDVLHMVKENNGIVMVNFYNNFVNCNETKETTIEDVVEHINYIRNLIGPDHVGIGGDYDGISDTPKGLEDVSKYPNLFNRLYDRRENEPEWSRTDLEKLAGRNLIRVFGAVEQARDALATVPPSDRIITGYELYVAQRREELKPGACQTATEWEQVDLSKV, encoded by the exons ATGGTGTTCGTGGGGTTCGGGGCTGCTTCCCTAGCGTTGGCTCTGGTCATTGGATTCTCCTGGGGGCTGAGTGTTCAACCCTTCCTTGGGAGTGATGTCCTGAAGGATGTGCCTTTAATCGATGG gCACAATGATCTGGCTTGGAATCTCTACTTGAAACACGCGAACAATCTCAGTGCATTTCACTTCGATCAAGACCTACGTAACGACTCAATAATGGGAACTGGAGTCTGCGTCACTTGTCAAACAGATTTGCCACGATTGACTAAGGGGAAAATTGGAGGACAA TTCTGGGCAGCCTATGTCAGCTGTGATTCCCAGTACAAGGATGCCATTCAACTCACGCTCCGTCAAATCGACGTTATAAAGAGACTCGTTAAGAAATACCCGAAGAATCTCCAGTTCGTTACGGAAGCTGGGGATATCGAGAAGGTCTGGAAGACCGGGAAAATAGCGTCGATGATAGGGATTGAGGGGGGACACTTGTTCGATTCTAGTCTCGGTGTTCTTCGACTTTATTATGAGCTGGGGGTGCGTTATGTTACGTTAACGCACACGTGTAATACGCCGTG GGCCGATGCCTCTACTGTCAATGAAGGGTCTGTCTATAATCTGACAGATTTTGGAAAG acAATCGTACACGAAATGAATCGCTTGGGTATGATGGTTGACCTGTCACACGTGTCACACAATGTCATGCGAGAGGTACTCGCTACAACAAAAGCAccagttattttttcacattcatCATCTTTCAGTGTCTGCGATCATTACAGGAATGTACCTGACGATGTCCTTCACATGGTT AAAGAAAATAATGGCATTGTGATGGTTAATTTCTACAATAATTTTGTCAACTGTAATGAGACAAAGGAAACGACCATTGAGGATGTAGTTG AACACATAAATTACAtaagaaatttaattggaCCGGATCACGTTGGAATTGGCGGTGATTACGACGGTATTAGTGA TACTCCCAAGGGTCTGGAGGACGTTTCTAAGTACCCGAATCTCTTCAATCGTCTGTACGATCGTCGAGAGAACGAGCCCGAGTGGAGTCGCACTGACCTCGAGAAACTGGCGGGTAGAAATTTAATTCGTGTCTTTGGTGCAGTTGAACAGGCTCGGGACGCATTGGCAACTGTTCCTCCAAGTGATCGGATCATCACTGGATACGAATTGTACGTCGCCCAGAGACGAGAGGAATTGAAACCTGGTGCATGCCAAACAGCGACTGA GTGGGAGCAGGTGGACCTGTCCAAAGTTTAA
- the LOC135169850 gene encoding lipase member H-B-like, with protein sequence MMLSDKWRVVFILAVVIRDSLGEGLGLINNVTGEIFKYTRGGDVRMAERMRIIVYKGKKIESASVAVIPITSIAAIYQQIDHSMPLVIYVHGFREHPSNRSIRTVVGAYLERGTDNIMLLDWSRLASGNYVTVRRRVSGVAEVLAKTFDGLVGLGLNLETFHFVGHSLGAQIGGFFGRYSKYSIPRMTGLDPANPGFYYTGSRHINANSARFVDITHTDGGFYGAREDTGTVDFYPNGGSRPQPGCNFLGVPVTPSDLCNHWRSWEYYSETIKYEYAFVATQCPSLSQYKSGKCDINRKVFYGYSVPRDVRGSYYFVTNSKAPFGNRVGYINSTILNTV encoded by the exons ATGATGCTGTCCGACAAGTGGAGGGTGGTTTTTATTCTGGCTGTGGTGATTCGTGATAGTTTGGGGGAAGGACTGGGCCTTATCAATAATGTAACTGGTGAAATCTTCAAGTACACCCGGGGCGGAGATGTTCGAATGGCGGAGAGGATGAGAATAATTGTTTACAAGGG aaaaaaaattgaatcagcTTCAGTTGCAGTGATTCCGATAACGTCAATCGCAGCAATTTACCAGCAGATCGATCACTCAATGCCACTGGTCATTTATGTTCACGGATTTCGGGAGCATCCATCGAACAGGAGTATCCGGACTGTCGTCGGAG CATATTTAGAGCGTGGAACAGACAATATAATGCTCCTTGACTGGAGTCGTTTGGCATCGGGTAATTATGTGACAGTTAGACGTCGAGTCAGTGGTGTTGCGGAAGTCCTGGCTAAGACATTTGATGGACTCGTTGGTCTTGGCTTAAACCTCGAAACATTCCACTTCGTGGGGCACTCCTTAGGGGCACAAATAGGGGGGTTCTTCGGGAGATACAGTAAATATTCGATTCCCAGGATGACAG GACTTGATCCGGCGAATCCTGGATTTTACTACACGGGATCGAGACACATTAACGCGAATAGTGCAAGATTTGTGGATATAACTCACACAGACGGCGGTTTCTACGGGGCTCGAGAAGACACTGGTACTGTTGATTTCTATCCCAATGGAGGGTCTAGACCACAACCTGGTTGTAACTTCTTGGGAGTTCCTGTCACACCATCAG ATTTGTGTAATCATTGGAGGTCGTGGGAATATTATTCTGAAACAATTAAATACGAATACGCTTTTGTTGCTACCCAGTGTCCATCACTTTCGCAGTACAAATCAGGAAAATGTGATATAAATCGAAAAGTTTTTTACGGATATTCTGTACCTAGAGATGT gCGGGGAAGCTACTACTTCGTTACAAACTCAAAAGCTCCATTCGGCAACAGAGTTGGATACATCAACTCCACCATCCTGAACACAGTGTAG
- the LOC135169846 gene encoding dipeptidase 1-like isoform X2 produces the protein MGILGKMVFVGFGAASLALALVIGFSWGLSVQPFLGSDVLKDVPLIDGHNDLAWNLYLKHANNLSAFHFDQDLRNDSIMGTGVCVTCQTDLPRLTKGKIGGQFWAAYVSCDSQYKDAIQLTLRQIDVIKRLVKKYPKNLQFVTEAGDIEKVWKTGKIASMIGIEGGHLFDSSLGVLRLYYELGVRYVTLTHTCNTPWADASTVNEGSVYNLTDFGKTIVHEMNRLGMMVDLSHVSHNVMREVLATTKAPVIFSHSSSFSVCDHYRNVPDDVLHMVKENNGIVMVNFYNNFVNCNETKETTIEDVVEHINYIRNLIGPDHVGIGGDYDGISDTPKGLEDVSKYPNLFNRLYDRRENEPEWSRTDLEKLAGRNLIRVFGAVEQARDALATVPPSDRIITGYELYVAQRREELKPGACQTATEAQCLL, from the exons ATGG GGATTTTAGGGAAAATGGTGTTCGTGGGGTTCGGGGCTGCTTCCCTAGCGTTGGCTCTGGTCATTGGATTCTCCTGGGGGCTGAGTGTTCAACCCTTCCTTGGGAGTGATGTCCTGAAGGATGTGCCTTTAATCGATGG gCACAATGATCTGGCTTGGAATCTCTACTTGAAACACGCGAACAATCTCAGTGCATTTCACTTCGATCAAGACCTACGTAACGACTCAATAATGGGAACTGGAGTCTGCGTCACTTGTCAAACAGATTTGCCACGATTGACTAAGGGGAAAATTGGAGGACAA TTCTGGGCAGCCTATGTCAGCTGTGATTCCCAGTACAAGGATGCCATTCAACTCACGCTCCGTCAAATCGACGTTATAAAGAGACTCGTTAAGAAATACCCGAAGAATCTCCAGTTCGTTACGGAAGCTGGGGATATCGAGAAGGTCTGGAAGACCGGGAAAATAGCGTCGATGATAGGGATTGAGGGGGGACACTTGTTCGATTCTAGTCTCGGTGTTCTTCGACTTTATTATGAGCTGGGGGTGCGTTATGTTACGTTAACGCACACGTGTAATACGCCGTG GGCCGATGCCTCTACTGTCAATGAAGGGTCTGTCTATAATCTGACAGATTTTGGAAAG acAATCGTACACGAAATGAATCGCTTGGGTATGATGGTTGACCTGTCACACGTGTCACACAATGTCATGCGAGAGGTACTCGCTACAACAAAAGCAccagttattttttcacattcatCATCTTTCAGTGTCTGCGATCATTACAGGAATGTACCTGACGATGTCCTTCACATGGTT AAAGAAAATAATGGCATTGTGATGGTTAATTTCTACAATAATTTTGTCAACTGTAATGAGACAAAGGAAACGACCATTGAGGATGTAGTTG AACACATAAATTACAtaagaaatttaattggaCCGGATCACGTTGGAATTGGCGGTGATTACGACGGTATTAGTGA TACTCCCAAGGGTCTGGAGGACGTTTCTAAGTACCCGAATCTCTTCAATCGTCTGTACGATCGTCGAGAGAACGAGCCCGAGTGGAGTCGCACTGACCTCGAGAAACTGGCGGGTAGAAATTTAATTCGTGTCTTTGGTGCAGTTGAACAGGCTCGGGACGCATTGGCAACTGTTCCTCCAAGTGATCGGATCATCACTGGATACGAATTGTACGTCGCCCAGAGACGAGAGGAATTGAAACCTGGTGCATGCCAAACAGCGACTGA aGCGCAATGTTTATTGTAG